One window of the Sebastes umbrosus isolate fSebUmb1 chromosome 1, fSebUmb1.pri, whole genome shotgun sequence genome contains the following:
- the ppfia4 gene encoding liprin-alpha-4 isoform X3, giving the protein MMCEVMPTINEGDSAGPPRGTGGVGGGGGGGGGGGGGGGGGGVQNGSDQEANFEQLMVNMLDERDKLLESLRETQETLIQSQTKLQGALHERDVLQRQINAALPQEFATLTKELNICREQLLEKEEEISELKAERNNTRLLLEHLECLVSRHERSLRMTVVKRQAPPPSGVSSEVEVLKALKSLFEHHKALDEKVRERLRVALERVSSLEGQLATNTQELSMVRQRKDGDSLERTDGSKPTWKRLPNGSIDAHDDGSRVSELQELLDRTNKELAQSRDHSATLNGRMADLEAELANARRELSRSEELSIKQHREQREREDMEERITTLEKRYLAAQRETTHIHDLNDKLENELATKDSLHRQSEEKVRQLQEMLEMAEQRLAQTMRKAETLPEVEAELAQRVAALSKAEERHGNVEERLRQLESQLEEKNQELGRARQREKMNEEHNKRLSDTVDRLLTESNERLQLHLKERMAALEDKNSLIQDLENCQKQLEEFHHTRERLIGEIEKLRNEIDHLKRRSGAFGDGTHPRSHLGSASDLRFSVVEGQDGHYSTTVIRRAQKGRMSLRDDPNKDYPSLRGSVSHLLGSDIEAESDLDDDVSSTLLSPSGQSDAQTLALMLQEQLDAINEEIRMIQVERESADLRSDEIESRVNSGSMDGLNVTLRPRALPTSATAQSLASSSSPPNSGHSTPKHHSRNASHHLGIMTLPSDLRKHRRKVASPVEVDKATIKCETSPPSSPRSLRLETNFAQFTGSLEDGRGKQKKGIKSSIGRLFGKKEKGGRMEQTLGREGQTIPALTADFDMGIGDTMTLGKLGTQAERDRRMKKKHELLEDARKRGLPFAHWDGPTVVSWLELWVGMPAWYVAACRANVKSGAIMSALSDTEIQREIGISNPLHRLKLRLAIQEMVSLTSPSAPLTSRTSSGNVWVTHEEMENLASSTKAENEEGSWAQTLAYGDMNHEWIGNEWLPSLGLPQYRSYFMECLVDARMLDHLTKKDLRSHLKMVDSFHRASLQYGIMCLKRLNYDRKDLERRREDSQHDMKDVLVWTNEQVIHWVLSIGLREYSGNLLESGVHGSLISLDETFDYSSLALILQIPMQNTQARQVLEREFNNVLALGTDRRLEESGDDKSFRRSPSWRKRFRAREGGVGLGMMAGSMETLPAGFRMPSMSMPPSVNLMPRKQLQPEAAPPASPRLDPSAVRTYSC; this is encoded by the exons GAGTTTGCCACCCTGACGAAGGAGCTGAACATATGCCGGGAGCAGCTgctggagaaagaggaggaaatatCTGAGCTGAAAGCTGAAAGGAACAACACCAgg ctGCTGTTGGAGCACCTGGAGTGTTTGGTGTCTCGTCACGAACGCAGTCTGAGGATGACAGTGGTGAAGAGACAGGCACCCCCACCATCTGGAGTCTCCAGCGAGGTGGAGGTCCTCAAAGCCCTCAAGTCGCTGTTTGAACACCACAAGGCTCTGGATGAAAAg GTACGTGAGAGGCTTCGGGTGGCTCTGGAGAGGGTGTCCAGCCTGGAGGGACAGCTAGCAACTAACACACAAGAG TTGAGCATGGTGCGACAAAGGAAGGATGGTGACTCACTGGAGCGAACAGATGGATCCAAACCTACATGGAAG AGACTGCCAAACGGCTCCATAGACGCCCACGATGACGGCAGCCGGGTGTCCGAGCTTCAGGAGCTGCTGGATCGGACCAATAAGGAGCTGGCCCAGAGCCGCGATCACTCTGCCACTCTCAACGGCCGCATGGCCGACCTCGAGGCAGAGCTCGCGAATGCACGCCGAGAACTGAGCCGCAGCGAGGAACTGTCAATCAAACAACATAGGGAacagagagag AGAGAGGATATGGAGGAAAGGATAACAACGTTAGAGAAACGCTACCTGGCCGCTCAGCGGGAGACCACACACATCCACGACCTCAACGACAAACTGGAGAATGAATTGGCCACCAAGGACTCGCTGCACCGACAG aGCGAGGAGaaggtgcgccagctgcaggagATGCTGGAGATGGCAGAACAGAGGCTGGCTCAGACCATGAGGAAGGCCGAGACACTGCCGGAGGTGGAGGCTGAACTGGCGCAGAGAGTGGCGGCACTTTctaag GCTGAGGAGCGCCATGGCAACGTGGAGGAGCGGCTCAGACAGCTGGAGTCACAACTGGAGGAGAAGAACCAAGAGCTAGGAAGG GCTcgtcagagagagaaaatgaacgAGGAGCACAACAAGCGTTTGTCTGACACCGTGGATCGTCTGCTCACCGAGTCCAATGAAAGACTGCAGCTTCATTTGAAGGAACGCATGGCTGCCCTGGAGGACAAG AATTCCCTCATTCAGGACCTCGAGAACTGCCAGAAACAGCTTGAAGAATTCCACCACACCAGG GAACGGCTGATCGGAGAGATTGAGAAGTTGAGAAATGAGATCGACCACTTGAAACGCCGCAGTGGGGCGTTTGGAGATGGAACTCACCCTCG GTCTCACCTGGGTAGCGCCAGCGACCTTCGCTTCTCTGTGGTGGAGGGCCAGGACGGCCACTACAGCACAACTGTGATCAGGCGGGCGCAGAAGGGCAGAATGTCGCTACGGGACGACCCAAACAAG GACTACCCGTCTCTGCGCGGGAGCGTCAGCCACCTCCTCGGCAGCGACATCGAGGCAGAGTCAGACCTGGATGATGACGTTAGCTCGACCCTGCTCTCCCCCAGCGGCCAATCTGACGCTCAGACTCTCGCTCTCATGCTGCAGGAGCAGCTCGACGCTATCAACGAAGAGATAAG gatgatccaggtggagagagagtcagcAGACCTCCGCTCTGACGAGATTGAGTCTCGTGTCAACAGCGGCAGCATGGACGGACTCAATGTGACGCTTCGACCCCGGGCGCTGCCCACCTCCGCCACCGCCCAGTCCCTGGCATCGTCCTCCTCCCCGCCCAATAGCGGCCATTCCACACCTAAACACCACTCACGCAACGCCAGCCACCATCTAGGCATCATGACTCTG CCAAGCGACTTGAGGAAACACCGCAGGAAAGTAGCG TCTCCGGTAGAAGTGGACAAAGCTACAATCAAGTGTGAGACGTCGCCACCCTCGTCCCCACGCAGTTTACGGCTGGAAACCAATTTCGCCCAGTTTACAGGCAGTCTAGAGGACGGCCgagg CAAGCAGAAAAAAGGCATCAAGTCATCGATTGGCAGATTGTTTGGAAAGAAGGAGAAGGGGGGTCGAATGGAGCAGACTCTAGGTCGGGAAGGACAGACTATACCGGCCTTAACAG CGGACTTTGACATGGGCATTGGTGACACTATGACTCTGGGAAAACTGGGCACACAGGCTGAGAGGGACCGCAGGATGAAGAAAAA ACACGAGCTTCTGGAAGACGCCAGGAAAAGAGGCCTGCCATTTGCCCATTGGGACGGCCCTACTGTCGTCTCCTGGCTAGAG CTGTGGGTGGGTATGCCAGCGTGGTATGTGGCGGCCTGCCGTGCCAACGTGAAGAGCGGAGCCATCATGTCAGCTCTGTCCGACACGGAGATTCAGAGGGAGATTGGCATCAGCAACCCTCTGCACCGACTCAAACTCCGCCTGGCCATCCAGGAGATGGTGTCCCTCACCAGCCCGTCTGCACCGCTCACCTCCAGAACG TCCTCCGGAAATGTGTGGGTGACTCATGAAGAGATGGAGAACCTGGCTTCCTCCACTAAAGCG GAGAATGAGGAGGGCAGCTGGGCACAG ACTCTGGCGTACGGCGACATGAATCATGAGTGGATAGGGAACGAATGGCTGCCCAGCCTCGGCCTGCCTCAGTACCGCTCCTACTTCATGGAGTGTCTGGTGGACGCGCGCATGCTGGACCACCTGACCAAGAAGGACCTGAGGAGCCACCTCAAGATGGTGGACAGCTTCCATAG GGCCAGTCTGCAGTACGGGATTATGTGCTTGAAGAGACTCAATTATGACAGGAAAGACCTGGAGCGCCGGAGAGAGGACAGCCAACACGACATGAAAG ATGTGTTGGTGTGGACCAATGAGCAGGTGATCCACTGGGTTCTGTCCATTGGTTTGAGGGAGTACAGCGGCAACCTGTTGGAGAGCGGCGTCCACGGATCGCTCATCTCTCTGGATGAGACCTTCGACTACAGCAGCCTCGCGCTCATTCTGCAGATCCCTATGCAGAACACACAG GCCCGGCAGGTTCTGGAGAGAGAGTTCAACAACGTGTTAGCCCTGGGGACCGACCGTCGGCTAGAGGAG AGTGGAGATGACAAGTCTTTTCGTCGCTCTCCATCGTGGCGTAAGAGGTTTCGTGCCCGTGAAGGAGGCGTGGGTCTGGGCATGATGGCGGGCTCCATGGAGACGCTGCCTGCCGGCTTCCGGATGCCCTCCATGTCGATGCCGCCCTCAGTCAATCTGATGCCAAGGAAACAGCTCCAGCCTGAAG CTGCTCCTCCGGCCAGCCCGAGACTCGACCCCTCGGCCGTTCGGACCTACTCATGCTAA